In Bradyrhizobium sp. WBOS07, the genomic window GAGCCGCTTTCCCGCCAAGGGCACCTGCCTGTCGATCTACTCGCGCTGCGTCAACGCGGAGATGGAGATCGAGAAGGTGCTCGGCCAACATTATCCCTGGTGCGCCGGCTGGGCCGCCGAGCTGAAGGGTCTGTTCGCCGCTTACGTCGAGGCCAAGCAGGCCCAGCACGTGCTCGATTACGACGACCTGCTGCTGTACTGGTCGCAGATGATGAGCGATGCGCTGATCGCCGAGGAGATCGGCGGCCGCTTCGACCATGTGCTGGTCGACGAATACCAGGACACCAACCGCCTGCAATCCTCGATCCTCCTGGCGCTGAAGCCCGACGGACGCGGACTGACCGTGGTCGGCGACGATGCGCAGTCGATCTACTCGTTCCGTGCTGCCACCGTGCGCAACATCCTGGACTTCCCGCAAAGCTTCTCGCCGCGCGCGGAGATGATCACGCTCGACCGCAATTACCGCTCGACTCAGGCCGTGCTGGCCGCGGCCAACGGCGTGATCGGCCTCGCCCGCGAGCGCTTCACCAAGAACCTGTGGACCGACCGCAGCTCGGGGCAGAAGCCGCAGCTCGTCACCGTGCACGACGAGGCCGACCAGGCACGCTACATCGTCGAGGAGGTGCTGGCGAACCGCGAGCAAGGCGCGCTGCTCAAGCACCAGGCCGTGCTGTTCCGGACGTCCTCACATTCCGGTCCGCTGGAGATCGAGCTGACCCGCCGCAACATTCCCTTCGTCAAGTTCGGCGGGCTGAAATTCCTCGACGCAGCGCACGTCAAGGACGTGCTGGCGCTGCTGCGCTTTGCCGAAAATCCGCGCGACCGCGTCGCCGGTTTCCGCATCCTGCATCTGCTGCCTGGCATCGGGCCTGCGACTGCGCAGCGCGTGCTCGACCAGATGGCGGAGAGCACCGATCCGCTTCAAACGCTTGGCCAGCTGCCGGTGCCGGCGCGCACCGGCGCGGACTGGACCGACTTCGTCCGCACGACCCAGAACCTGCGCTATTCGGAATGGCCCGTCGATCTCGAGCGTGTGCGGCTCTGGTACGAGCCGCATCTCGATCGCATACACGAGGATTCGGAGACGCGCCGCGCCGACCTGATGCAGCTCGAGCAGATCGCGAGCGGCTATTCCAGCCGCGAGAAATTCCTGACCGAGCTCACGCTCGATCCGCCGGATGCGACCAGCGACAAATCAGGTCCGCCCTTGCGCGACGAGGATTATCTGATCCTCTCCACCATCCATTCCGCCAAGGGCCAGGAGTGGAAATCGGTGTTCGTGCTCAACGTCGTCGACGGCTGCATGCCGTCAGATCTCGGCGCCGGCACCAGTGCCGAACTGGAAGAGGAGCGCCGCCTGCTCTATGTCGCGATGACGCGCGCCAAGGACGATCTCCACCTCGTCGTTCCCCAGCGCTTCTTCACCCACGGCCAGGCCGCCAAGGGCGACCGCCACGTCTACGCCTCGCGCACCCGCTTCATCCCGGAGCAGCTGGTCTACCTGTTCGAGCGCACCGCCTGGCCGAAGGCAGCCGCGGGTGGCGCGCGTACCGCGGCGCAGGGGCCGAAGATCGACATCGGGGCGCGGATGCGGGGCATGTGGCGGTAGACGCGAACGGAAACTGAGCATTTCCGACCTCCAACGGCCCTTGTGGTGTCCGTCGCGGGGCATGTAAACAGCATGTGGATCAATACAATCGAGGCGCGAATGCACGGGCCAGCAATACTCGTACGAACGCTATCGAAGACGAATATCAGCGATCGCTATCAGAATTCGTGGCAATACCACTCAAGGAGTGATCGCCATTCGAAGATCGGCTGCTGGGGAGTGATTTTCGATTTATTGGCGACAACCCCACTTCTGAAGCGACATGTGGAGGCCGGAACAGTTTGCTTCGGCATCAACCACGAAATGCGAGACTTCGTCCATGATAGAAAGAAGAATCTGGATCTCGTGCTCTGTACGCCGGGTGGACCTGCGACCTCAGAGACTTTAGCCAGCATCGCCGAGGAATACGGCATCGACCTGACTCCGGAGGAGCGAACGACATTCGAAAAGCTTCCACAGCTTGCGCGCGCCCCGGTCGGCTCCGTTCTGATGGCTCTCGAAGCCAAGGCCTGTATGACGGCTCATCAGCGAGCTCTCCCCCGTCTGTACGATGAGCTAAACTCGTCGCACCTCACCGTACACGGAGCAAGCGACGAGGCCATAGCGGTCGCCTTCACCATGGTGAACGTCGCGGAAACCTATCTGAGCCCGGATCTGAACAAGAAGAACAGACCGTCCGATCCAGAATGGAGTCGACACAAGCAACCTAGAGATGCTCAGCTTGCAATCGACAAGATAAAGCAGCTGCCCCGTCGCTCGCGAGTGGGCGATGTCGGCTATGATGCGATATCCATCGTCGTGATCGATATGGCCAACGATGGCAGGCCAGTTCTATTCGTCGAGTCTCCTCCCGCTCCGCCGAAAGATGACATCTACAACTACGGAGGCATGATCGCGCGCCTCTCAGGAATTTATGCGACTCGGTTCAAGGATCTTGGTTAGCTTGTCTCGGATGCGGCGCTCCTGACATTCCCAGATTACGAGGACACGGTATCCCTCCCTTCGAAGTAGCCGCGCGCTTCGAGCATCCCTGCGCTTGTTATCGCGGAACTTCTCGAGCCAAAACCTGCGGTTGGACTTCGGTATCGTCGCCTTGTAGCAGCCCGTGTGATGATGCCAAAAACAACCATGCACGAATACTGCCCATCGCTTCGATCGATTGGCAAAGTCCGGACTACCGGGCAGCTTTCTGACGTTCTTGCGATAGTGCAGCCCCAGATCACGCAACGCGGACGCAACCGCCGCTTCGATCTTCGTGCCCTTTTGCCTTATCCGCGCCATCCGTGCGGACGTTTCTGCGTCGGTGCGAACAATCCTCATTCCGCGGCGACGGCATAGTTCGAATTGCTCGACGCAACATGAAGCTCCATTCGAGCAAGATGCTGACGGAGTCGATCTTGAAAACCATCCGCGAATCGAAGCTTCGCTCTTTCGGTTCTCGAAAGGAAGCCACGCGTTGCTCGTGCTGAAAGGAGCTTTCCGTCATATCGCAGAAAAGCCGTCAGAGACGAGCGCCGCTCCCACTTCGGATAAGCATTGATGTGAACGGCGTGCCGTCGTCTGCCGTCAAAACGTGCGGCCTTGGGCCATCGGCCATTCGCCGGCAATTCGCAGTCGCGGCTGAACTCATATGCGCCTGGACGAGCCAGGCGCGAGCCCACCCATTTGGCCACAGGGACCGTAACTGCGTTTCCGACGAGAGACCAACGAATGGACGTCCGTGAAACTTCCTCAGCTGGACGGGTCCAGTTTTCCGGAAAACCTTGAAGGCGCTCCGCGTCTCGGACGTCTGGTGTGATCACGTCACCCGAGGGAAGCAGGATAGCGGGGGGCGACGCGATCCCCACTGTAGAACCGTTCTTCAACGTAGGAATGGAATCCGGCGCCCAGCCAAGCCCACGAACCCCCTCGGTCCAATAAAATCCGTGTGCATGAGCGCTGAGGTCAGTCGAAGCCAATGCTGGCTCTGCTTCGTCCGTAAGAACTACCGACGCGGGATCAACCTCGGTGGTGGTCGCAACGAAAAGCACGCGCTCTCGGCGTTGGGGTAAGAACGAGAGACTATTCACCACTCGATAAGCCCAGCGATAGCCAAGCTCTTCGAAAGCCTCGACAAGGGTACGCATGCCACTTCCCTTGTCGAGTTGCAGCATGAACGACACGTTCTCCAGAATCACCCAGGGCACTCGCCGTCGATCGAGCAACCGAAAGATCTCCCCGACTAGTCCCGAGCGGGCGCCGCCAATACCTGCAGTTCGACCAGCTTGGCTCAGGTCTTGGCAGGGGAAACCACCTGCTATCAGATCAGTGTCGCCTGGAAGCGACTTGAGCTCCCGAACATCGCGTTTACACGGAACGTCCGGCATTCTGGCAGCAAGCACCGCGCGAGCGGGTTCCCAGATTTCGCAGAGCAGGCTCGGCTCATGTCCAGAGGCAGCCAGACCCCGCTCCAGTCCGCCGATGCCAGCGAATAAGCCTGCAACCTTCACTTCCAACCCCAACCGATTCGGAACACTGCTTCTATGCAACGATAGCATGTTCTTATTTTGTTCTCAACCACATTCATGCTTAGCTCACAGGAAATGCCCTAGTTGCCCTTGGGCTCGATTCACCCACGGCCAGGCCGCCAAGGGCGACCGCCACGTCTACGCCTCGCGCACCCGCTTCATCCCGGAGCAGCTGGTCTACCTGTTCGAGCGCACCGCATGGCCGAAGGCCGCCGCAGGCGCTGCGCGCAGCGCGGCGCTGGGCCGAAGATCGACATCGGCGCGCGGATGCGGGGGATGTGGCGGTAGACGCAAGAGGCCGGTCGTGGGACCTGTCAGGACAACTGGAACAGCAGAGGTCGGGACATGAAAGCCGTTGTCGTCGAGCAATACGCCCCAATCGATCAGATCGAGCTCAAGGACGTCCCGCCTCCATCCATGGACCCGGGCCAGTTGCGCGTCCGCGTCGAAGCCGCGGGGATCGGCTTTGTCGACGGCTTGAAGATCGAAGGGCGCTACCAGACCAAGGATCCCCTTCCCTTCATTCCCGGGACGGAGTTCGCAGGCGTGGTGACGGACGCGCCCGGGGCACCCGGCGGCTATCAGCCCGGCATGCGCGTGATGGGGATGACGCGCTCCGGCGCACTTGCCGAGGAGATCGTCGTCAGCCCCGCAGCGCTCCATCCGCTGCCGGACGGCGTTGCGGCCGAGGTCGCCGCCTCGTTTCGCGCCAATTATCTGACCGCGCTCTATGCGCTCAGTGCACGCGCCTCGCTCGGCGCAGGCGAACAGCTTCTGGTGCTGGGCGCGGCCGGCGGCACGGGGATCGCAGCCGTCCAGATCGGCAAGCTGCTCGGCGCGCGCGTGATCGCGGCAGCGTCGACGCCGGACAAGCGCCAATTCGCGCAGGCGCACGGCGCCGACACCGTGATCGATTATACGCAGCCCGGCTGGCGCGACACGCTGAAGGAGTTGACCGGAGGACACGGCGCCGACGTCATCTTCGATCCCGTCGGCGGCGAGATCTCGGTGCAGGCCTTTCGATCCATCGCCTGGCGCGGACGCCATCTCGTGGTCGGCTTTGCGGCCGGTGCCATCCCCGCTCTGCCGTTCAATCTCCCGCTGCTGAAAGGCGGCGCCCTGCTCGGCGTCGACCTCGCTCAGATCCCGCTGCGTGAGCCCGAGCTGCAGAAGCGCCTGATGTCGCAATTGACCGGCTGGCTCGCCGACGGCCAGCTCAAGCCCGTGGTCGGCCGCGTCTTCGCGCTCGAGGATTTCCGCGACGCGTTCAGAGCCATGCAGACGCGCGCGGCGCTCGGCAAGATGGTGGTGCGGATCGCGCGATAGAACGCCACCGACGCAAGGTGGTGCCGATGGTCAGGGAGATGATGGGGGAATAGTCTCAGCCCGACTTCACTCACCAGAGTCTCTTTTTCGCGAAGGCGTGGCCCGAACCGGATTTCAAGTAACGTTCAAACTCACGTGCCTTCGCAATGTCCGAGAAGGCCACGTAAGTCACCAGTCGCCAGGGCATGTACTTCGAGGTGTGCGGTGACTTGCCTGCATTGTGGTCTGCCAGGCGCTGCTTGAGATCCATAGTCAGGCCGATATAACGCTGACCTCCGAACTTTTCGCTCTCCAGAAGATAGACATAGTGCATCGCCGCCGCCCTCCTTCGCCAAGGCTTCGGAGGGCATCCTGCTTCGCGCAGTGAAGGGCTGCAATCCTGCGAAGCGCGTCAGCGCGAAGCAGGATGGTGGGGGAGGCAGGACTCGAACCTGCGAAGCCATGAGGCGGCTGATTTACAGTCAGCTCCCTTTGCCACTCGGGACACTCCCCCGCTCGACGGCAGCACAATCGGGCCGGACCTTGCCGGCGGACCGAAGACGGCCATGGAACGTGAAGGCCGCGACAGCCCGGATGGGGGCGCGACCGGGCGCGGTTATGGGCGAAGCGGTGGGGTAAAGTCAACCGAGGCGAACAGCTAAAATCGCCCTCGCGGGCGCTCAAATTGCCATATTCCGGGACCCGTGACACAAGCGAGCCCATGAAGGATCGAAAATTCGCACCAAAGGGTTCCCGCGGCGGAGCTAAGCCCTTCAACAGGCCAGGGAAATCGGCCGGCCGGCGGGCCTGGCGGGACCGCGATTCGCACCCCGACGGACCGGCCATCCTCTACGGCTGGCACACGGTCACCATGGCGCTGGCCAATCCGGCGCGGCGGATCCGCAAGCTGACGCTGACCGAGAACGCAGCGAAGCGGCTCGCGGACGAGAACATCGCGACCCCGGTCACGCCCGAGATCGTTCGGCCTCAGGAGATCGACCGTCTGCTGTCGCCCGACGCCGTGCACCAGGGCCTGCTCGCCGAAGCCGATCCCCTGCCCTCGCCCGATATCGAGACCCTGAAGCAGGAGGGCATGGTGCTGGTGCTCGACCAGATCACCGATCCCCACAATGTCGGCGCCATCCTGCGCTCGGCCGCAGCGTTCGCGGTCAAGGCCATCGTCACCACCGCGCGCCACAGTCCGGAAGCGACCGGCGTGCTGGCGAAGGCCGCTTCAGGCGCGCTCGAACTGGTGCCTGTCGTCACCGTGCAAAACCTCGCTCGTGCGCTCACCGAACTGAACGAGCGCGGCTTCCAGACCGTCGGGCTCGACAGCGAAGGCAGCGAGGACCTCTCGGACGTCGCGCTGCGCGAGCCGCTCGCGCTGGTGCTGGGGGCCGAAGGAAAAGGTCTGCGGCAATTGACCCGCGAGACCTGCAGCGTCGTGGCGCGGCTCGACATGCCCGGCGAGATCAAGAGCCTCAACGTGTCGAATGCCGCCGTGCTCGCGCTCTATGTCGGCGCGAGCCGGCTGGGACTGATGAAGCGCTAGCTCCTTCGCCTCGCATCGAAAAGCAAACGCCCGTCCGCAATGCGCGGACGGCCGTTTCGTCACTCGGTCCGATCAGAGATCAGTAGTAGCGGCGCAGCACGCGGTGGCCACCGTAGTACGGCGCCGGCGCGTAGCGGTGAGCGTAGCCGTAGCGCGGAGCGTGGCGGTGGGCGTAGCCGTAGTTCACGCGCGGCAGATAGCCGTAGCGCGGACCGTAGCCATAGCGGTACGGACGGTAGTACGGGCGGTGATGCGGAGCCACTGCGGCGCGATAGCCATATCCGTAATTGCCATAGCCGTAGTTGGCGGGCGCGACGACCGCGTCCTCACGGTAGGTCGGATACGGCGCGAAGGCGCCCGGGCCGGTGTAGGTCGGGCCCTGGTTGACGTAGTAATATTGCGTGGTCGGCTCGGCGAGACGCTCGTAGGCGCCGTAGCCGTAGCCATAGCCGTACCCGTAGCCGCCGCAGCCGGTGTTGCAGCCGGAATAGACCGGCGCGACGGGCTGGCACGGATTGAAACCGCAGGCCGCGGCCGGCGCGGTGGCGGCGAACATCACGGCAGCCGCCGCGACCAGTCCCGAAATCATCTGACGCATTACTCTCTCCTGTTGATTTCCGTGTTGTTGGATTTTGACGTTTCTTAACCCGGCGGCCTACCGGGGACCTCGACATGCGGCCGCGGTCGCGGTGGCCGCGGACGATTGTTGATCTCGGGCGCGTAGATCACTGGCGGCGGATCGACGGGCGGATCCATCTGCGCCGGCAACGGCGCCGATTGCGCGCCCCAACTCTGGTGATAGCTCTCGGCCGGCTTCGGCAATTTGCGGTTCGCGGGCGGCTCAACCTCGAGCCGGCCGTAACCGGGCCGCAGGCCCAGCGTCGGATAATAGTGGCCGACATTGTCGGGCTGACGCTCGGCGATATAGCGTCCGCCATAGATCGTGGGCTGCACCTGCTGGTTCTTGCCCAGGCCCCAGACACCCTCGACCACCGCATAGGACGCGTCGATATTGTTGATGATGATCGGCACGCCGGGACGGCCGGGAATGACGATATCGAAGCCCTCGCCGGCAAACGCGGTCGCAGGCAATCCGATCAGAAAGGCGGCGAGCGCTACAGCGCGCATGAGGAGACCCCGGTTATGCGGCTGCAACCTAGCCGATCACGACGTAGAGAGAGTTAAGGCGCGCTCACCAACTTCCGGTAAGCCTAATGCGTAAGGATTGCGCCGCGCTCAAATGCAGGGAAGCGGGCTAGTGAAGCGTTAACGGCACAGGGCGCGCCGCACGGAACCGCGCCGCGCGCTCACCTCGGTTTGAGCGTTTAGCGTTCGAAATTCCCCAGTTCAGCGGAACGTCCGGCGCCGTGAGTGTTTAGCTCTCGTCAACAAAATGGGAGCCAACAACCATGACGATTAGACTTCTCGGAGCGACGGCGATTGCGGCGACCATGCTGGCGGGCTCTGCCATGGCGCAGTCTGTGGTCAACGAACCCGGCCGCTGCTCGGCGCAATTCCCCAACGCCAACTGCCAGAACCTCGGCCCCGGCACCCCTTACACCGATCGTGGCAACCGCCAGCGCCGCGTGTCCCACCGGCAGACCAATGCCGATTGGAATAACGACTGGAACAGGAGCCGCACCGGCTTCTGGCCGACCGACGTCGCGGCCGGCGTAGCCGGCGCCGCGATCGGCACCGCCGGCGCGATCGCGACCGCACCGTTCCGCGGCTGGGACAATTCCTATGCCTACGACAATCGCTGGAATAATTCCTGGGACAATCGCAGCTGGGACACCCGCTCCTATGCCGAGCGTAACGGCTTCGTCTGCACGCCAGGCACCTGGTTCAAGGGACAAGACGGCCGCCGGCACATCTGCCAGTAAGGCGATCTGAATCGATGTGAGAGATCAGGCGGCCCCGAGGGCCGCCTGATTCATGCTGGTGCCACGACCTCCCGGGTTCTGGCACTTTTCGATCAAGTCTGGTATTGCGGCGCGCACGGGCGGACAGCCCCGGCGCCTGCCGGCCCTGCCCGTGTCTTTCAGGCGTCGCCGGCTTAGCTCAGCGGTAGAGCAGCGGTTTTGTAAACCGAAGGTCGGGGGTTCAATCCCCTCAGCCGGCACCATCAAAGACCCAGGATTCCGCGAACCACCGGGACGAAGAAAAACGCGGCAAGCCCGAGAAGCATGCCGATGACGAGCTTCACGTATCGCCCGGCTACATTTGCATCCAGCCAGTTTCCCACCTTTGTAAACAAGGCAAGCGACCAGGCCTCGACAACGGACCTCGCAATCGGAAGCAGCAATTCTCTGATGATGCCGGTCATGCCACTTTGTGGCGCCAGGCTCCGAAGCGGTTCAATGCCGCAGCGTCCGAGGCGCGAATCTCACGTCGCGGCCGTCACACATCCGTGGCCATGCGGTCGCGATCCGGCAACTCGTCCAGCCGCCATAGCCCGAGGCTCTTGTCGCGCCAGCCGCCGTCGCCCTCCTCGCAGCGTTCGTCGATCAACGCGCGCGGCGCGGGCCAGTCGAACGGTGCCTTCGTCATGTTGAGCGCTCGCCAGTCGCCGTCCTCGCAATCGCGATTGTGCTCGACTTCCGGAAACGTCGTGACGAGCAGGAATTGCGCCCCGGTCTCCCGAAAGCGCGCGACGGCGCGGGCGATGTTCTCAAAACTCAGATGCACCAGGCAGTCGCGGCACAGGATCAGGTCGGCACGCGGCAGGGCATCGCGCGTGATATCGGCAACGAGGAAGCGGCCGGCCAGCTCGCCGTCCGCCACGCGCCGGTTGTTGGCGGCGATCAGCGAGGGCACGATGTCGATGCCGATGTAGTCGAGCTCGAGCTTGATGCGGCCAATCCAGCCCGCATCGCCGCAGGGCGCATCAAGCAGCGAGCGCGCGCCGAGCCGTTGCAGCAATGACGGAAGCGCCTCCCGGATGGCGGCGGTGGCGGTGTCCTCCGAGCCGAGGCCCGACACCGAGCTGGCCGCGCCCCAGAGGTTGGTCTGCTCGATCCGCTCGAACCGCGCGGCGAGATCGAGGCCCACGAAATTATCGCGGTCGGCGACGAAGCGTTCGTGAGCCAGCACGGGGGGACGATTGGCGATCATCTGACGGGCGCGAGTCGAAATTGCGATGCGGGACATCATACAGCGAACGCCGCCGATGTGGTCAGGTTGTGATGACGGCCGTGCGGTTCGTCATCGTCTCGGGATTTCTGCTGGCGCTGTCGATGGCATTCGCGTCCCGAACAGAGGGACTCGCGGAACCAACGACGCACGTCGTTCGTTCTCGACCCATGCGAATTCGCGAAGAAAACCGGAATATGTTTCTGCTGGCGACGGTGACACTATTCTGTGGCGCCGTGGCCGGGACGTTGACGCTGCTTGAGCCGGTGTTTCAGCCGGCCCCCGAGAGGCAGGTCGCCGAGCGGACTGTGGCCGAGCGGACTCTGATCGACGTGACCAGGATCTCGGATCAGAGGCCGGTTCGGGTGGTGGGCGCGCCGTTCGAGCCCAACGTCAACCCGCGCGAGCGATAGCTCATCTCGGCGATGC contains:
- a CDS encoding very short patch repair endonuclease, which produces MRIVRTDAETSARMARIRQKGTKIEAAVASALRDLGLHYRKNVRKLPGSPDFANRSKRWAVFVHGCFWHHHTGCYKATIPKSNRRFWLEKFRDNKRRDARSARLLRREGYRVLVIWECQERRIRDKLTKILEPSRINS
- a CDS encoding NADPH:quinone oxidoreductase family protein, with the protein product MKAVVVEQYAPIDQIELKDVPPPSMDPGQLRVRVEAAGIGFVDGLKIEGRYQTKDPLPFIPGTEFAGVVTDAPGAPGGYQPGMRVMGMTRSGALAEEIVVSPAALHPLPDGVAAEVAASFRANYLTALYALSARASLGAGEQLLVLGAAGGTGIAAVQIGKLLGARVIAAASTPDKRQFAQAHGADTVIDYTQPGWRDTLKELTGGHGADVIFDPVGGEISVQAFRSIAWRGRHLVVGFAAGAIPALPFNLPLLKGGALLGVDLAQIPLREPELQKRLMSQLTGWLADGQLKPVVGRVFALEDFRDAFRAMQTRAALGKMVVRIAR
- a CDS encoding GIY-YIG nuclease family protein — protein: MHYVYLLESEKFGGQRYIGLTMDLKQRLADHNAGKSPHTSKYMPWRLVTYVAFSDIAKAREFERYLKSGSGHAFAKKRLW
- a CDS encoding DNA cytosine methyltransferase, with translation MLSLHRSSVPNRLGLEVKVAGLFAGIGGLERGLAASGHEPSLLCEIWEPARAVLAARMPDVPCKRDVRELKSLPGDTDLIAGGFPCQDLSQAGRTAGIGGARSGLVGEIFRLLDRRRVPWVILENVSFMLQLDKGSGMRTLVEAFEELGYRWAYRVVNSLSFLPQRRERVLFVATTTEVDPASVVLTDEAEPALASTDLSAHAHGFYWTEGVRGLGWAPDSIPTLKNGSTVGIASPPAILLPSGDVITPDVRDAERLQGFPENWTRPAEEVSRTSIRWSLVGNAVTVPVAKWVGSRLARPGAYEFSRDCELPANGRWPKAARFDGRRRHAVHINAYPKWERRSSLTAFLRYDGKLLSARATRGFLSRTERAKLRFADGFQDRLRQHLARMELHVASSNSNYAVAAE
- a CDS encoding class I SAM-dependent methyltransferase, with protein sequence MIANRPPVLAHERFVADRDNFVGLDLAARFERIEQTNLWGAASSVSGLGSEDTATAAIREALPSLLQRLGARSLLDAPCGDAGWIGRIKLELDYIGIDIVPSLIAANNRRVADGELAGRFLVADITRDALPRADLILCRDCLVHLSFENIARAVARFRETGAQFLLVTTFPEVEHNRDCEDGDWRALNMTKAPFDWPAPRALIDERCEEGDGGWRDKSLGLWRLDELPDRDRMATDV
- the rlmB gene encoding 23S rRNA (guanosine(2251)-2'-O)-methyltransferase RlmB, with protein sequence MKDRKFAPKGSRGGAKPFNRPGKSAGRRAWRDRDSHPDGPAILYGWHTVTMALANPARRIRKLTLTENAAKRLADENIATPVTPEIVRPQEIDRLLSPDAVHQGLLAEADPLPSPDIETLKQEGMVLVLDQITDPHNVGAILRSAAAFAVKAIVTTARHSPEATGVLAKAASGALELVPVVTVQNLARALTELNERGFQTVGLDSEGSEDLSDVALREPLALVLGAEGKGLRQLTRETCSVVARLDMPGEIKSLNVSNAAVLALYVGASRLGLMKR
- a CDS encoding ATP-dependent helicase yields the protein MATYLDTLNAEQRRAVEHGVADGETLGAPLLVIAGAGSGKTNTLAHRVAHLIVAGADPRRILLMTFSRRAAAEMAGRVERIARKVLGENNAAIMREALTWAGTFHGIGARLLREYAERIGVDPAFTIHDREDSADLMNLVRHERGLSRTESRFPAKGTCLSIYSRCVNAEMEIEKVLGQHYPWCAGWAAELKGLFAAYVEAKQAQHVLDYDDLLLYWSQMMSDALIAEEIGGRFDHVLVDEYQDTNRLQSSILLALKPDGRGLTVVGDDAQSIYSFRAATVRNILDFPQSFSPRAEMITLDRNYRSTQAVLAAANGVIGLARERFTKNLWTDRSSGQKPQLVTVHDEADQARYIVEEVLANREQGALLKHQAVLFRTSSHSGPLEIELTRRNIPFVKFGGLKFLDAAHVKDVLALLRFAENPRDRVAGFRILHLLPGIGPATAQRVLDQMAESTDPLQTLGQLPVPARTGADWTDFVRTTQNLRYSEWPVDLERVRLWYEPHLDRIHEDSETRRADLMQLEQIASGYSSREKFLTELTLDPPDATSDKSGPPLRDEDYLILSTIHSAKGQEWKSVFVLNVVDGCMPSDLGAGTSAELEEERRLLYVAMTRAKDDLHLVVPQRFFTHGQAAKGDRHVYASRTRFIPEQLVYLFERTAWPKAAAGGARTAAQGPKIDIGARMRGMWR